The following coding sequences lie in one Methanohalophilus levihalophilus genomic window:
- a CDS encoding PAS domain-containing sensor histidine kinase: protein MEETSALTSFFDDVPFVMIVVNPEGKVDAINHFASEVLGKSPEQSLGLLGGELFDCVNSFDREGCGRSADCSECPVRNAVMHTFQTGESVYKKSGELTIRTDRGPSTRDLIISTTLIRLDSNQRVLLTVDDVTSQKETEKALIKGRESLFEAKLAAEKANHSKSAFLANMSHELRTPLNSIIGFSQLLESEKGDDFTAKQQGYIQNIVKSSNHLLSVINDILDVTKVDAGKYELYLEVFNLIEVLNDEVEVFRPLAMEKHISLVADFNSEYFPVIADRSKLKQILHNLLENAVKFTPTYGRISLVFEETRDGVQISVSDTGIGIPEEYLNKIFEPFRQIPNSIGREDEGTGLGLSIVDAFVEMHDGEIRVESELGTGSTFTFTIPASPKNTKQ from the coding sequence ATGGAGGAAACTTCCGCACTGACATCCTTTTTTGATGATGTTCCGTTTGTTATGATAGTTGTAAATCCCGAGGGCAAAGTTGATGCTATTAATCACTTCGCTTCCGAAGTTCTCGGGAAAAGTCCTGAGCAGTCGTTGGGCCTCCTTGGCGGAGAGCTGTTTGATTGTGTAAATTCGTTTGATAGGGAAGGATGTGGAAGAAGTGCGGATTGTTCAGAATGTCCGGTCAGGAATGCTGTAATGCACACTTTCCAGACAGGTGAAAGTGTCTACAAGAAAAGCGGGGAGCTAACAATCAGAACTGACAGGGGTCCTTCCACGAGAGATCTGATTATTTCAACCACTCTAATCCGACTGGATAGCAACCAAAGGGTATTGCTTACAGTCGACGATGTCACAAGCCAGAAAGAAACGGAAAAAGCACTTATCAAGGGCAGAGAATCCCTATTTGAGGCCAAACTCGCGGCTGAAAAAGCGAATCATTCCAAGTCGGCATTCCTTGCGAACATGAGCCACGAATTGCGGACACCGCTGAATTCCATAATTGGTTTTTCCCAGCTACTTGAATCTGAAAAAGGGGATGATTTTACTGCAAAGCAGCAGGGTTACATCCAAAACATAGTGAAGAGCAGCAATCATCTGTTAAGCGTCATTAATGATATTCTCGACGTCACAAAAGTTGATGCAGGAAAGTATGAGCTTTATCTGGAAGTTTTTAACCTTATAGAAGTACTCAATGATGAAGTGGAAGTTTTCAGGCCTCTTGCTATGGAAAAACACATAAGCCTTGTCGCAGATTTTAATTCTGAATATTTTCCGGTTATTGCAGACAGATCCAAGCTAAAGCAAATTCTTCACAACCTGCTGGAGAATGCGGTTAAGTTTACTCCAACTTATGGCCGGATTTCACTTGTTTTTGAAGAAACCCGGGATGGGGTGCAAATATCAGTTTCAGACACTGGTATAGGAATTCCCGAAGAATATCTCAACAAAATATTCGAGCCTTTCAGGCAGATCCCGAACTCCATTGGCCGGGAAGATGAAGGCACAGGTCTTGGGCTCTCGATTGTTGATGCATTTGTAGAGATGCATGACGGGGAGATCCGGGTCGAAAGCGAATTGGGGACCGGGAGTACGTTTACTTTCACTATTCCTGCAAGTCCTAAAAATACTAAACAATGA
- the trxA gene encoding thioredoxin, with translation MDELEEIRKKRIEELKKDVERSNFPSTPVEITDAEFGYFIEKYPVAVIDCWAPWCGPCRRIAPVIEELAASMQGKVVFGKLNTDLNRVTSMEYQISAIPTLLVFQNGKLSERIVGALPKEQIVEKITPLIQG, from the coding sequence ATGGATGAACTCGAAGAGATCAGGAAAAAGCGAATTGAAGAGCTTAAGAAAGATGTCGAACGAAGCAATTTTCCTTCTACACCTGTAGAAATAACCGATGCGGAATTCGGCTATTTTATAGAAAAATATCCTGTGGCGGTGATTGATTGCTGGGCTCCGTGGTGCGGCCCATGCCGCCGAATAGCACCGGTTATTGAAGAGCTTGCTGCATCCATGCAGGGAAAGGTTGTCTTCGGTAAGCTCAACACGGATCTCAATCGGGTAACCTCCATGGAATACCAGATCTCAGCGATCCCTACACTCCTTGTTTTCCAGAACGGAAAACTCTCTGAACGCATCGTTGGTGCCCTTCCAAAAGAGCAAATCGTCGAAAAAATCACTCCACTAATCCAAGGTTAA
- a CDS encoding Coenzyme F420 hydrogenase/dehydrogenase, beta subunit C-terminal domain, protein MKYDPVCDQEVPECTPYKFEYGDQEYFFCSSECMRSFRDMKKSVARLKHSIDEETRLSFGKLNRDIIKPGICTMCGACAASCEFIEMRDDKPRIVGPCNGCGVCYNQCPRTITTEEDLIGKIRFAYAAQSKLKDVRGQDGGVVTALLAYALEEGLIDCAVVTTKSEAEPWKPVAIVAKSYGDLLNSSGSIYSHSMTIGQLMDSIEKGMRSIAFVGPSCNIDAVYKMQKSPSGFLRLFMRANVLRLGLFCMDTFSYEGIKEFAENHGFSLKDIDAMKIRKGMFEFETKEGVEKFPLSDFDEYRSSSCKYCTDMAAENSDISFGGIGSPKGYTTVLARSSIGYEIFKEAIDSGFIEARPLEDVEMEHVMHLAKLKKVQMYGINRRDKKKC, encoded by the coding sequence ATGAAATATGATCCGGTGTGTGATCAGGAAGTTCCGGAATGCACACCTTACAAGTTTGAGTATGGGGATCAGGAGTACTTTTTTTGTTCATCGGAGTGTATGCGCTCGTTCAGGGATATGAAGAAAAGTGTTGCCCGGCTTAAGCATAGCATCGATGAGGAAACAAGGCTTTCGTTTGGGAAGCTGAACAGGGATATCATAAAACCGGGTATATGTACCATGTGTGGTGCCTGTGCCGCATCCTGCGAATTTATTGAGATGAGGGATGATAAACCGCGCATTGTTGGTCCATGCAATGGTTGTGGGGTTTGCTATAACCAATGTCCCCGAACTATCACCACTGAAGAGGATTTGATCGGGAAAATCCGCTTTGCCTATGCTGCCCAAAGCAAGCTCAAAGATGTCAGGGGGCAGGATGGAGGTGTTGTAACTGCACTACTCGCCTATGCTCTGGAGGAAGGTCTCATCGACTGTGCGGTAGTGACCACAAAATCAGAGGCAGAACCCTGGAAACCTGTTGCAATTGTAGCCAAATCATATGGTGATTTGCTGAATTCCTCCGGAAGCATTTATTCCCACAGCATGACAATAGGCCAGTTGATGGATTCCATAGAGAAAGGTATGCGAAGCATTGCATTTGTGGGTCCGAGCTGCAACATAGATGCAGTTTACAAGATGCAAAAAAGCCCTTCAGGATTTCTGCGCCTGTTCATGAGGGCAAATGTCCTGCGTCTTGGTCTTTTTTGCATGGATACTTTTTCCTACGAAGGAATTAAGGAATTTGCGGAAAATCACGGTTTTTCCCTTAAGGATATTGATGCGATGAAAATCCGGAAAGGAATGTTTGAATTTGAAACAAAAGAAGGGGTGGAAAAGTTTCCACTTTCAGATTTTGATGAATATAGGAGCAGTTCCTGCAAGTATTGTACTGATATGGCTGCTGAGAATTCGGATATAAGCTTCGGAGGTATCGGGAGTCCAAAGGGATACACGACTGTTCTTGCACGTTCATCCATTGGATATGAAATATTCAAAGAAGCTATAGATAGTGGTTTTATCGAAGCTAGGCCTCTGGAAGATGTTGAGATGGAGCATGTCATGCATCTGGCGAAACTCAAGAAAGTACAGATGTATGGTATTAACCGCAGGGACAAGAAGAAGTGCTGA
- a CDS encoding 50S ribosomal protein L40e produces MARFPEAEERILNKKICMNCNARNAVRATRCRKCGYKNLRVKNKEVKRG; encoded by the coding sequence ATGGCAAGATTCCCAGAAGCAGAGGAACGTATACTCAACAAGAAAATCTGTATGAATTGCAATGCCCGTAACGCTGTAAGGGCAACACGCTGCAGGAAATGCGGCTACAAGAACCTCCGTGTGAAAAACAAAGAGGTGAAGAGAGGCTGA
- the gatC gene encoding Asp-tRNA(Asn)/Glu-tRNA(Gln) amidotransferase subunit GatC: protein MITKDEVEHVGWLSRISLSEEEAEKYASELNTVLDYFNQLDEVDTSGVDPTYHVADLMNVFREDERTPSLPQEDVLSNADESKEGYIKGPKIM, encoded by the coding sequence ATGATCACAAAGGATGAAGTGGAACATGTCGGATGGCTTTCCCGTATCAGTCTCTCAGAGGAAGAGGCCGAAAAGTACGCCTCCGAACTGAACACTGTACTCGATTACTTTAACCAGCTGGATGAGGTGGATACGTCCGGCGTAGATCCCACGTACCACGTCGCAGATTTGATGAACGTTTTCAGGGAAGATGAGCGTACACCTTCACTTCCACAGGAAGACGTGCTTAGCAATGCGGATGAAAGCAAGGAAGGCTACATCAAAGGGCCAAAAATCATGTGA
- a CDS encoding radical SAM protein, translated as MDAKTKARLLEIGKVRMDPALLKKVTIPTAGPGAGKLAFFFRSGDQRVRLGINENSPFLATEEDGKIVIRENGQEIVRGEIEEELIHCPDQAYVNLTEKCTFDCKFCPVPKLSGKVKSVEEVLQMIEEANASGKLKGISITSGVDTTAEKEVERAINVIEGTKKYGVPIGVGIYPTEGSTKRLRDAGAEEIKYNVETMDRELHDKLCPEQPLEETLNALHEAVEIFGRNHVCSNFIIGLGESDETVEKGIKELITMGVVPILRPASMHPLREGEVFIDRPTGDRLLRLTKFLREELEKADLDPGAFKTMCLPCTGCDLSPYYDLE; from the coding sequence ATGGATGCCAAAACAAAAGCCAGGCTTCTGGAAATTGGAAAAGTCCGAATGGACCCGGCCCTTTTGAAGAAAGTTACAATCCCCACAGCCGGACCTGGTGCCGGGAAACTGGCATTTTTCTTCCGTTCAGGCGACCAGCGGGTAAGGCTGGGAATCAATGAAAACTCTCCGTTTCTCGCGACAGAAGAAGACGGGAAAATTGTAATCCGAGAAAATGGACAGGAAATCGTGCGGGGAGAGATTGAAGAAGAGCTTATCCATTGTCCGGATCAGGCTTACGTCAACCTCACGGAAAAGTGCACTTTTGATTGCAAATTCTGCCCTGTCCCAAAGCTTTCCGGGAAAGTGAAATCCGTGGAAGAAGTGCTTCAGATGATTGAAGAAGCAAATGCCAGCGGCAAGCTGAAAGGCATTTCCATAACTTCAGGAGTGGACACGACAGCCGAAAAAGAAGTTGAGAGGGCAATCAATGTCATTGAGGGAACAAAGAAATACGGAGTCCCTATAGGTGTCGGCATTTATCCAACAGAAGGATCCACAAAAAGACTCAGGGATGCAGGTGCCGAGGAAATCAAGTACAACGTGGAAACCATGGATAGGGAACTCCATGATAAATTATGCCCGGAACAGCCTCTTGAAGAAACTCTTAATGCGCTGCATGAAGCCGTGGAGATCTTCGGAAGGAATCACGTTTGTTCAAACTTCATAATTGGACTGGGAGAGTCCGATGAGACCGTTGAAAAGGGCATCAAGGAACTGATTACCATGGGAGTTGTGCCCATTCTCCGTCCTGCAAGTATGCATCCCCTGCGTGAAGGTGAAGTGTTTATCGATCGTCCAACCGGTGATCGATTGCTTCGACTGACAAAATTCCTCCGGGAGGAGCTAGAGAAAGCTGATCTTGATCCCGGAGCCTTTAAGACAATGTGTCTTCCCTGTACAGGTTGTGATCTGAGTCCCTACTACGATCTGGAATAA
- the gatB gene encoding Asp-tRNA(Asn)/Glu-tRNA(Gln) amidotransferase subunit GatB yields the protein MVYENPDGVMIGLEIHVQLNKLNTKLFCGCSTDYHNDEPNTHVCPVCMGLPGSLPVLNKKAVEYAIKIGLAMNCEIVEQTQFHRKNYYYPDLPKGFQTTQYDFPIVGNGTIVIDGEDGEHEVGITRAHMEEDPGKLMHMGSIEKSKGTLIDYNRSGMALVEIVTEPDMRSPKEARRFLDKLRNILEYLDVFNGDLEGSMRVDANVSIGGGDRAEVKNISSHKGAERALLYEIMRQKNLVRRGGTVVMETRHFDEARGVTISMRTKEEEHDYRYFPEPDLVPMRVTDWVDGIRAVLPELPDARRARFISDYNVADTHAKALTSDIRVADFYESVAKEVDPVVAAAWVADILKGELNYRDLGINSFKVEDLVKIINLVTSDKITEKSGVDVIRTILDDGGNPEEIVEKKGLVKVEGDIVSQAISESLDENPEALQDFLAGKEKSLNFLVGQVMKKTRGRADAQSARELLIREIDEKHR from the coding sequence ATGGTTTACGAGAATCCTGATGGTGTGATGATTGGGCTTGAAATTCACGTCCAGCTAAACAAACTCAACACCAAGTTATTCTGTGGATGTTCCACTGATTATCACAACGATGAACCCAATACCCATGTTTGTCCTGTATGTATGGGACTTCCCGGGTCATTGCCAGTACTCAACAAAAAGGCGGTTGAATACGCGATAAAAATAGGTCTTGCTATGAACTGTGAGATTGTGGAGCAGACCCAATTCCATCGTAAGAATTACTACTATCCTGATCTTCCAAAAGGCTTCCAGACCACCCAATACGATTTCCCGATTGTTGGAAACGGAACAATTGTGATTGACGGTGAAGATGGGGAGCACGAAGTAGGTATAACACGTGCCCACATGGAAGAAGATCCAGGAAAGCTTATGCACATGGGTTCCATTGAGAAATCAAAGGGAACACTTATCGATTACAACCGATCAGGTATGGCTCTGGTTGAAATTGTCACAGAGCCTGACATGAGAAGTCCCAAGGAAGCAAGACGTTTCCTTGATAAGCTACGTAATATCCTTGAGTATCTCGATGTCTTTAATGGTGACCTTGAAGGTTCCATGAGAGTTGACGCCAATGTATCAATTGGAGGCGGAGACCGAGCTGAAGTCAAGAACATTTCCTCCCACAAAGGAGCGGAAAGGGCACTTCTGTACGAAATAATGAGGCAGAAAAACCTTGTTCGCAGAGGAGGAACTGTTGTTATGGAAACCCGCCACTTCGATGAAGCAAGAGGTGTCACCATTTCCATGAGGACAAAGGAAGAGGAACACGACTACAGGTATTTCCCTGAACCTGATCTTGTACCAATGCGGGTAACTGATTGGGTTGATGGAATCCGTGCTGTTCTGCCGGAACTTCCTGATGCCAGAAGGGCGCGCTTCATTTCCGATTACAACGTCGCAGACACCCACGCAAAAGCACTTACATCCGATATCCGTGTAGCTGATTTCTATGAATCAGTCGCGAAAGAAGTGGATCCGGTAGTAGCAGCTGCATGGGTTGCTGACATCCTTAAAGGTGAACTGAATTACCGTGATCTTGGTATTAATTCATTTAAGGTTGAAGATCTGGTGAAAATCATCAATCTTGTGACTTCCGATAAGATTACTGAAAAGAGCGGTGTCGATGTCATCAGGACTATTCTTGATGACGGTGGCAACCCTGAGGAAATCGTGGAGAAGAAAGGTCTGGTAAAGGTTGAAGGTGACATTGTTTCACAGGCAATTTCCGAAAGCCTTGACGAAAACCCGGAAGCTTTGCAGGACTTCCTTGCGGGGAAAGAAAAGTCACTCAATTTCCTTGTGGGACAGGTAATGAAGAAGACTCGTGGAAGAGCAGATGCACAAAGTGCAAGAGAGCTACTGATACGTGAAATCGATGAGAAGCACAGGTGA
- the gatA gene encoding Asp-tRNA(Asn)/Glu-tRNA(Gln) amidotransferase subunit GatA, which translates to MLETITQVKERIASSSAEEVVSSYLEKIQRSNINGFTYVAENAIEEAKSIGGEGKGALAGVPIAIKDNISTIGMATTCGSKILQGYIPPYDAHVVERLKAEGAIILGKVNMDEFAMGTSTETSHYGPTLNPWDTERVPGGSSGGSAAVVAAGEAPISLGSDTGGSVRCPAAFCGVVGLKPTYGGVSRYGLVSYANSLEQIGPLANSVEDIATLMDVIGTYDNRDSTCVNREINYRGSLEDDVSGMKIGIPKEYFGEGVDENIEKKVWDAIAKFEELGATYTEISLPNTKYALAAYYIIAMSEASSNLARFDGTRYGPRSEGENWHMMASKTRHECFGSEVQRRILLGTYALSAGYHDKYYLKALKVRTLVKEDFDRAFSDVDVMMAPTMPAPAFKLGEKVKDPLSLYLSDVNTVPMNLSGVPSISVPCGLADGLPVGLQIIGKHFDEASILKAAYTFEKNTDHHLNTAGEVA; encoded by the coding sequence ATGCTGGAAACTATTACACAGGTCAAAGAGAGAATTGCAAGCTCATCCGCAGAAGAGGTTGTTTCTTCCTATCTTGAAAAAATACAGAGGAGCAATATTAACGGCTTCACTTACGTCGCAGAAAATGCGATTGAAGAGGCAAAATCCATCGGTGGCGAAGGTAAAGGAGCACTTGCCGGAGTTCCGATTGCTATCAAAGACAATATTTCTACAATAGGGATGGCCACAACCTGCGGTTCAAAAATCCTGCAGGGTTACATCCCACCCTACGATGCCCATGTAGTCGAGAGGCTCAAAGCCGAAGGCGCAATCATACTCGGCAAGGTCAACATGGATGAATTCGCAATGGGCACTTCAACTGAGACAAGTCACTACGGACCAACCCTGAATCCATGGGATACAGAACGTGTTCCGGGAGGTTCTTCAGGTGGTAGCGCTGCTGTTGTTGCAGCAGGTGAGGCCCCGATATCACTTGGATCTGATACAGGTGGTTCAGTACGTTGTCCTGCAGCATTTTGTGGTGTTGTGGGATTAAAACCAACATATGGTGGAGTATCACGTTACGGGCTTGTTTCCTATGCAAATTCCCTCGAGCAGATCGGTCCCCTTGCAAACAGTGTTGAAGACATCGCAACTTTGATGGACGTTATCGGTACTTATGATAACAGGGACAGTACCTGCGTGAACAGGGAAATCAATTACAGAGGTAGTCTGGAAGATGACGTTTCAGGCATGAAAATCGGTATTCCAAAGGAATATTTCGGTGAAGGTGTCGACGAGAACATTGAGAAAAAAGTGTGGGATGCAATTGCAAAGTTCGAGGAACTTGGTGCAACTTATACTGAAATATCCCTTCCAAATACAAAATACGCATTAGCTGCTTACTACATTATTGCCATGAGTGAAGCTTCTTCTAACCTTGCAAGGTTTGACGGAACAAGGTATGGCCCAAGGTCAGAGGGAGAAAACTGGCACATGATGGCGTCAAAAACCCGGCATGAATGCTTCGGATCGGAAGTCCAGAGGCGTATCCTGCTTGGAACCTATGCTCTTTCTGCAGGCTACCATGACAAGTATTACCTGAAAGCTCTCAAGGTACGTACTCTTGTGAAAGAAGACTTTGACAGGGCTTTCTCCGATGTTGATGTAATGATGGCACCAACGATGCCGGCTCCCGCATTCAAACTTGGTGAAAAGGTGAAAGATCCGCTTTCATTGTATCTTTCTGACGTAAACACTGTACCTATGAACCTCTCGGGAGTGCCATCAATATCAGTTCCATGCGGACTTGCAGACGGTTTGCCAGTTGGTTTGCAGATAATTGGAAAGCACTTTGACGAGGCAAGTATTCTCAAGGCTGCATACACCTTTGAGAAGAATACTGATCATCATTTGAACACCGCAGGGGAGGTGGCATAA
- a CDS encoding sensor histidine kinase, producing the protein MKSGNNATFRSIFNKAPFVMVIVNEEGRVEDINHTGTIAVGKDWEHSLNLLGGDLFNCVNAFKGEGCGKNRECSSCSVRNCVTHTFQTGDDIYKKNGQLTVIAEGEKSTRELVISTSLLSSSGAPKVLLTVDDITKLKETEQALIQSKEMLLKAKLEAEHANRSKSSFLATMSHELRTPLNSIIGFSQLLGDKKRGELTEKQQGYVENVLKSGTHLLHLINDILDLSKIDANKHELCPEEFDFAELAEDTLQMIHPLAMKKAISISSNLDGEQFPVYADKSNMRQILYNLLGNAVKFTPPNGKISLDLRKTDDCIQVSVSDTGIGIPKEDLENIFEPFKQVQDSSSREYEGTGLGLSIVKPFVEIHGGKIWVESEVGEGSIFTFTIPEGIEVSAS; encoded by the coding sequence ATGAAAAGTGGAAACAATGCCACGTTCAGATCTATTTTCAATAAAGCTCCATTTGTTATGGTTATTGTCAACGAGGAAGGGAGAGTTGAAGACATTAACCATACCGGAACCATTGCTGTTGGTAAGGATTGGGAACATTCATTAAATCTTCTTGGCGGGGATTTATTCAATTGTGTTAATGCGTTCAAGGGCGAAGGGTGCGGAAAAAACAGGGAGTGTTCTTCTTGTTCGGTTCGCAATTGTGTAACGCACACTTTTCAGACAGGCGATGACATTTATAAGAAAAACGGGCAATTGACAGTGATAGCTGAAGGTGAAAAGTCTACAAGAGAACTTGTAATCTCAACTTCTTTGCTAAGCAGCTCTGGTGCCCCTAAAGTTTTACTCACGGTTGACGATATAACAAAACTCAAAGAGACGGAACAAGCATTGATTCAGAGCAAAGAAATGCTTTTAAAAGCCAAACTGGAGGCTGAACACGCCAATCGTTCCAAATCGTCTTTCTTGGCCACCATGAGCCATGAGCTGCGCACTCCATTGAATTCAATAATAGGTTTCTCCCAGTTGCTTGGTGACAAAAAAAGAGGAGAACTCACCGAGAAGCAGCAAGGATATGTGGAAAACGTTTTGAAAAGCGGTACGCATCTCCTGCATCTGATCAACGATATTCTTGATCTTTCAAAAATAGACGCAAACAAGCATGAGCTTTGCCCTGAAGAGTTTGATTTTGCAGAGCTAGCTGAAGATACATTGCAGATGATTCATCCCCTTGCTATGAAAAAGGCCATCTCCATTTCTTCGAATTTGGACGGCGAACAATTCCCTGTCTATGCAGACAAATCCAACATGAGGCAGATCCTGTATAATCTTCTGGGAAACGCTGTAAAGTTTACCCCGCCTAATGGAAAGATTTCACTGGATCTCAGGAAAACAGATGATTGTATCCAAGTCTCAGTATCTGACACAGGAATAGGAATTCCAAAAGAAGATCTTGAGAATATATTCGAGCCTTTTAAGCAAGTACAGGATTCCAGCAGCCGGGAATATGAGGGGACAGGCCTCGGACTCTCAATTGTAAAACCATTTGTTGAGATTCATGGAGGTAAGATCTGGGTTGAAAGTGAAGTTGGAGAAGGAAGCATATTTACTTTTACTATACCTGAAGGTATCGAAGTTTCCGCTTCATAA
- a CDS encoding geranylgeranylglyceryl/heptaprenylglyceryl phosphate synthase — MRLQEPPCEKQRGEERLIDLSQVEQHLNSVIERDGCAHMTLIDPASQSPEKAGEIAAAAVAGGTDAIMVGGSTGAAGNVLDQTVLAIKEKTDVPVILFPGNAGGVSAHADAVFFMSLLNSRDVNYITTNQAMGAPLVYQYGIEPISMAYLIVEPGGTVGWVGDARLIPRKKPELAVAYALAGKYLGMHFVYLEAGSGADSPIPPEMIGAVKKTIGDTKLIVGGGIRDGEAASICAAAGADIIVTGTAVEDASDVKGKIEEFVSGIKK, encoded by the coding sequence ATGCGGCTACAAGAACCTCCGTGTGAAAAACAAAGAGGTGAAGAGAGGCTGATTGACCTGTCTCAGGTTGAGCAACATCTCAATAGTGTCATTGAAAGGGACGGCTGTGCCCACATGACACTAATTGATCCTGCATCCCAGTCGCCTGAAAAGGCCGGGGAAATAGCTGCGGCGGCAGTAGCCGGTGGCACTGATGCAATCATGGTTGGCGGTTCTACAGGAGCTGCCGGCAATGTGCTCGACCAGACGGTTTTGGCTATTAAAGAAAAGACCGATGTACCGGTCATTCTTTTCCCCGGAAATGCCGGGGGAGTCAGCGCTCATGCAGACGCTGTCTTTTTTATGAGTCTTCTCAATTCGAGAGACGTCAATTATATTACTACCAATCAGGCAATGGGTGCACCCTTGGTTTACCAGTATGGGATTGAACCCATTTCCATGGCATACCTAATTGTGGAGCCTGGAGGAACTGTGGGATGGGTGGGAGATGCACGATTAATCCCGCGCAAGAAACCCGAACTCGCAGTTGCCTATGCTTTGGCCGGCAAATACCTTGGTATGCATTTTGTGTACCTTGAAGCTGGTTCAGGTGCGGACTCACCAATTCCACCGGAGATGATTGGAGCTGTTAAGAAGACAATTGGTGACACAAAGCTGATTGTCGGTGGCGGTATTCGTGATGGTGAAGCCGCTTCGATTTGTGCCGCTGCAGGTGCCGATATAATTGTTACAGGTACGGCAGTGGAAGACGCTTCTGATGTAAAGGGCAAAATTGAAGAATTTGTTTCCGGCATCAAAAAGTGA
- a CDS encoding restriction endonuclease, producing MDFLTQLKNDFMWDLSYLRQLNPTDFENLVSHLFQAMGYRTRLTPVSKDGGVDIEASIDHVGLSHVWLIQAKRYSGNVGVKEVREYCSLKYREHVDGVIIVTTSGFTREAHEEAAKHNVKLIEGSLLVTMLDHYCPEQYPDSKQSAPETEISVNGETVIGRHHVMFEGSKVNLTLTPEHIFLEKQSTSLFSRKPELLKRLKVKDIVGFHQEANDIILVFGGSSFEIMKFTPLKLQAFISMLESLRPSYLRGETLMKLESSGREFVILTSRRFEVIGKKNELLLSINLKDIAGCEGGSAGAFRRKKLVILESKDGIIRHEVEVKDAGDWLNSVRNAIQGY from the coding sequence GTGGACTTTCTTACACAGCTGAAGAATGATTTCATGTGGGATCTTAGTTATCTGCGTCAGCTTAATCCAACAGATTTTGAAAATCTGGTATCCCATCTCTTTCAGGCTATGGGTTACAGAACCCGATTAACTCCTGTTTCAAAAGATGGCGGGGTGGACATTGAAGCTTCCATTGATCACGTGGGTCTATCCCATGTGTGGCTGATCCAGGCAAAACGCTACAGTGGAAACGTGGGTGTAAAGGAAGTCCGGGAATATTGCAGCCTCAAATACCGCGAACATGTTGACGGGGTTATTATCGTAACAACTTCCGGCTTTACAAGGGAAGCCCATGAGGAAGCAGCAAAACACAATGTAAAACTCATAGAAGGCTCCTTGCTGGTTACAATGCTTGATCATTACTGTCCTGAGCAATATCCCGATTCAAAGCAGTCTGCGCCAGAAACTGAAATCTCTGTTAATGGCGAAACGGTTATTGGACGACATCATGTGATGTTTGAAGGGTCAAAGGTAAACCTGACTCTTACTCCTGAACACATTTTTCTTGAAAAACAATCCACTTCTCTCTTCTCCCGAAAACCTGAGCTTTTAAAGAGGCTTAAGGTGAAGGATATTGTAGGATTCCATCAGGAAGCAAACGATATTATCCTGGTTTTTGGAGGCAGCAGTTTTGAAATTATGAAATTTACTCCGCTTAAGCTTCAGGCCTTCATATCCATGCTAGAGAGCCTTCGTCCCTCGTACCTTCGGGGCGAGACTCTCATGAAGCTGGAGAGTTCCGGCAGAGAATTCGTTATCCTTACCTCCCGCAGGTTTGAAGTTATCGGGAAAAAGAATGAATTATTGCTTTCTATTAACCTGAAAGATATCGCCGGGTGTGAGGGAGGAAGCGCGGGAGCTTTCCGGCGGAAAAAGCTTGTGATTCTTGAATCTAAAGATGGAATAATTCGCCATGAAGTTGAAGTAAAGGATGCTGGCGACTGGCTAAATTCAGTAAGGAATGCTATTCAGGGATATTGA